One Setaria italica strain Yugu1 chromosome I, Setaria_italica_v2.0, whole genome shotgun sequence DNA window includes the following coding sequences:
- the LOC101757225 gene encoding hormone receptor 4-like: MGLTEAKVEAAPAVPDAAIPDATAGAGAVAPDAASLDDGPGTRAAILVEVTADIVDANARPDPSTAATVSVTAAGAGVPAPVVASEAGTSASAAAVAFAVALWADVPASAVAAASVVAAGADPLSSITTAIPVTAAGATAPVSATAIRAERSSSTSSSRSITTPVGGPPGVMPCPTRSAKEAEGGVGVRPCPVSGCDSTPPGAAAKATSVVGSAVSPVTPPPAAGGVAVRPAEEDDTHSAFFGASGGTRPRGAALRNNKQHQQK, from the coding sequence ATGGGACTGACCGAGGCAAAGGTAGAGGCTGCTCCGGCCGTCCCCGACGCCGCCATCCCCGACGCCACTGCCGGGGCAGGCGCCGTCGCCCCGGATGCCGCCAGCCTCGACGACGGTCCTGGCACGCGCGCCGCCATCCTTGTTGAGGTCACCGCTGACATCGTCGACGCCAACGCGCGTCCCGAtccgtccaccgccgccactgTCTCCGTCACGGCTGCGGGAGCAGGCGTCCCCGCCCCCGTCGTGGCTTCCGAAGCAGGCACCtctgcctccgccgctgccgttgCCTTCGCCGTGGCTCTCTGGGCGGatgtccccgcctccgccgtcgccgctgcctccgtcgTGGCTGCGGGGGCGGACCCTCTCTCCTCCATCACCACCGCCATCCCTGTCACGGCCGCTGGGGCAACCGCCCccgtctccgccaccgccattaGAGCCGaacgctcctcctccacctcatcaTCGAGGTCTATCACCACCCCGGTCGGAGGGCCCCCAGGGGTGATGCCCTGCCCCACGAGGTCGGCCAAGGAGGCAGAGGGCGGAGTAGGGGTCAGACCTTGCCCCGTGTCCGGCTGTGACAGCACTCCACCGGGTGCCGCCGCAAAAGCCACCTCCGTGGTTGGCTCCGCGGTCTCCCCGGTGacaccgccgcccgctgccggcgGGGTCGCGGTCCGTCCtgcggaggaggacgacaccCATAGCGCCTTCTTCGGTGCCAGCGGTGGAACGAGGCCTCGAGGGGCAGCGCTgcgaaacaacaaacaacatcagCAAAAATGA